acacacacacatacaccaataATTGACTAATcatcagtgatgggagtaacggcgttgaaataaacgcttaatatttattgactttttttcagtaaggagtaatctaagtaattactctgactgtaactataacgccgttaccatttcccacaccccatTACTGCACCTTACTTTAGCCCATTGACGTAGGAACTGGGTGGATTtgcataaagtattgtactaaattctggctatcctctacatcaaCTTCTAGATAACTAAATTAATGTTCCTTCATTAAAGCTTACAGTaggtcctgcaatcctaaattaataatcacagtttgaaaatgaaatagtgattagctgatcaggtacattaGGGCAAATTTAACATTACATACATATTTAATTTTTCCTAAACTTTGACTCCTTATCTAGctaattaaataataagttaagttaactgactaacacagctgcagtttattaatcacagtgtgtttgatttgtgctgattcagagacccTGGTCACTGcactaaaattgtatgttttccagcAGACCCAACTGACCAGCTAAAAAAACtttcctttattgagtttacctgttaaaatccctttgccctctatggatcataaatcaattattatgtatatcagcagtggattagacacatcataccaccacttactttaatatgcctttaaatcagagaaatctctagaatatgcagaacagtgggaatatgcagtagaatatgcagaacagtgggaatatgcagtagaatatgtaagaacagggttgagaaacactgatataGGCTGAGgattcatttgtagttcacagtaagaccacatgtcctgacgtctaacatttatattaacttctgccaaaaatctctatgaaacataaaatgACATccttttcataaaaggacaccatcgtaagaagcTCTCAGTAGAAGAGTAAGTTAGCAACTCAGTTACTGGTTTGCTCGACTGTATATTTGTTTAGCACTAACACAACCTGTGCAGAGTTCTGAATGGAAAGATTAGCTTGCTCAACTAGAATGCCTTCAAGACAATTTGCTTAGCCTAGCTAAGTTACACAGCTAAAAAATTATCGCACCTTTCTCCAGTATAAAACTTACTGTCTCAACTTCCATCTTTCCAAGGTTACATATTGTAATTCTGCAGTCACTCAAGGTTTAGTGTGTTTTGCAGGGTAGTGCCAGTTAAACCAGTATAAACACATAAATCAATATTAAATTCTAGCTTGTGTAGAAGTTTACAACCCATGGCACTATATCTAATCTCCCTGGATGTGGATTGAAGAGAAAAACTGATGAAAAATTGCAACACAGGAAAGTCCTGATGGTGCATAAGCAGCCCATCAATTTCAAAGAAAtgcaagctgtcctgcaggctcagggtgcatcagtgttaACTATCAGTGTGGCctagtctctctttctcactcagctGTCACTAACTCAAGTTTGAGAACAATAAAAACGAAAATGTTTTACCCAGCACAGAAACACTTACaaaagtgtgtgttttaaagGTGTCTGAGGGCTCGCTGGTACACACTTTATCCCCCTCGATTCCGATCACTCTTTTACAGACATTCATCCTCGGATTAAATGGACTTTTAGCAATTACGATATCCCCTCTGCGAAACACACAAACAAAGGattaaacataaacacacacacataaataatttattgggtaccactttaaaataagactacctttataaagggttttttattggtttacaattagtttataaatggttactaattaggttgtaaatgctttaaaaaggattaataatcagttataacaatgtggctgtgggttcactatttggcaaacaacatgtcattgttgccttttctatgtatgtgttataactgattattaatgatttttgaggcatttacaacctaattagtaaccattaataaactaattgtgaaccatttttaaaccttttataaatgtagtcttattttaaagtggtaccatttattatatatttattatatattttttccccaatttgaaAAGCCAATTAACCCCACCCTCCATTACtagccacctacccacccagaaagtgcaaggctaactgtgctctctctgactctggctgctgatggtgagcaGAATGAGGCAAGAATAAAACCAGTGATTcttggatcatagtggcagcaccttagtctgctggaccacccgGAGCCCTGAACATTAACGTTCATCATACAcaagctctcacacacacacacacacacacacacacacaccctcactcacTTTTCTATCCGGTACAGATGTCTGCTGATGCGCTCAGAGAAAACAACATTGTGGTTAGTGATAGTGGGCTCCATTGAGGGTCCAGAGCACTGTGGGTAAAAAGAACAATCACACAAATCAATACACTTATCAGTATACCTCAATCTGACCTAATAACAATAAAGATAAGAGCAGAGCTAACTGGCTGGAGAATGAATGAGTTTTTTAAATATGACAGGGAGCATGGAAAAGGGAAGAGCAGCTATTTATAAGAACTGTTGAATTTTTTAGGTACATTTACAGAACAcggaaaacaaaaaacatgtcAGAGATGAAGCAATAAACAACCACATTTAATGtgcttgtagaaaaaaaaatgtgaataggCCTTAGTTCAGATTGTAATGAAGTGACTGTAATTCAGATAATAAATCCAGTTCCAACATTGTTTGTTAATCTGATGTGAATCAGTGTGAAATGAATGTACTCACCACCACAAACTCTCCTATGTACTCGAAAGCACAGTGTGCTATACAGCCGTACTGAACCGTGAAGCCGACAAAGCCTAGAGCTCTCCCCAAAACCCTGTACACCATCGCAACAGCAGCACCACACACCctgcagagaaaacacacacacacacacagctgtaatAATGCTCTCATGCTTCAGGTGCTTTTCCTGCAGCCAGTGTTTCTGCCTGGGTGAAGGTGAATCTCTAATGGGATTCTCTTATTTAACCAGATGaggctaaaaacacacacaggctgtGTCATAAAGTGTAGCTGCAGTATGGTGGGGTCCTCTGTAGAATTGTTCTATGAAGAATCCTTCACAGTAGTCTGCTGGTCTCATATTTGGAACATAAATCAGGTAAATGTAACATGATTACACTGAGCTTCAAAACTTTACTTAAATTTTACGTAAATGTGTGGCCTGGACAGCAGAAGGAGGACATACACAATCTGTGGACCTGAAAGTCCAGACaaaggtttgtgtgtttgttccaTTGTTCTCTGTACTAAAAACTTAACTATGCGTTGTCGTCGTTGCATACATGGGCTGTGCCTTTCTATATGTCAAagtaattggtttgtagaatgcttttatttttatttcggCAAGTTGCTTTAACAAGATTACCCTCAGTTTCCTTTCATTTCTATgtttaaataagggttaatctacaattacagtagatTAACCAGAATCACCAGCGTACACATTTGTATCCATACTGCTggagttgatttttttttccttatgaTTTGTCTTAAGGCTGAGGATAGCCTTCATGTAACTGGACTGGAGCTATCATCTACAAAAGTGATTTTACACTGCTGatgaaccagaccatggttcagtaggcCCTGACCAAGaacacctcttttggtcagactTAAATTTGGTTTGCGGCCACTTTCACACCTGCGATCAGAAGCTCAGACGTTAACATCTTGGACTGCAGCTAATCTTGGCTTTAAATAAAGATCTTTATTTTGATGACCTTTAGCTCCAGAAAGGGTGATGAAAACATGGTCTTTATCAGTAAAGCCTTACAGATGTGCCCCACAGTACAGTTCTGTGTTTAACACTTGTTACTCCCATTCCTCAGAACACAGGCCAGCTGTTTGTTCTGCGTGTTCTGCGCTTTGGTCGCTCCGCTCGGCTGTCTCACTCTAATCACGTCACACGCGCTGTTGTTTTTGGAGAATAAAGAATAACTTTGACCACGTTCCATATCGGTGCTCTGATTCAACCCTATTCCTCTCCTTTCAGCACAGTGCGGACACACACTCCACTGATAACTATCACACTTCCCTCCTGCGCGAGAGTCCGTATTCTTAACCTGGCCGGGCGAGTGCGCTGACCTCAGAGCAGGAAACACAAATACACCCTTCAGGAAAGTAATGACATgttatggctgtgtgtgtgttcccctGTGTCGAGAGACACACACCCATAAAACTGACGAAACACAAATAACACGCTTACTGTTTCACCACATTAAACAGCAGCACAACCTGACAACACATAACATACAGATATGGAAACTTACAACAACCTCTGAAAGGATGATATTTATCAAATAAATCTTACTTTCTGAGCTGCTACATTAAAAAATAGGACCACCACATATATTTTCTGGCTATATCAGCTTTTGCTGGCTAACATGAGCTAACCTGATGCTGCGAATGGTACAAGAGCTACACAcagagatatcagaacagcatGCACTGAAGAGAGCTGGCGAGATAAAACAGAAAATCACCAGATTGATCCATTCTGAAAAGAGACCAAACCACTGCTGCATGTTTTAacatgcaattacacattctcgcAAAAACATTTATAGACTGTCattttaaatgctggtagttcccttctccagcacatcccaaagattcccaATGTGGTTCAGGTTTGATCTCTGAGGTGGTGaatacatgtgtgaaaatgatgatctcatgctccccgaATCTCACTCTTTTAAAATTCTAGcctcatgaatcctggcattgttatcttggaatatgcccgtgttcaTCAGAGAAGAACAAATTGATGAAATAACCTGATGTGTCATTATATTAagatagtcagctgacctcattctttgttCACATAACGTTGCTGAACCTAGTCCTGACCAATTACAGCAGCCCCAGCTATCCCAGCAATGATGGCAGTgacctgtaatgaacatcagccagtaacagatgctgtaaatactgtatatctctaggACAATTCATTATAGTTTGATGCAGCTTTAATCACTGTAACATTACAAAATAATTACAGGAGACCGTCACACATGCCAGATGTTATTTTCACAAGATCACGGGCCTCTCACATATGACTTACAGAGTAAGTACACTCAAAACATTAGGACAATAGCTTGAAAATGTtgttataataacaacaacatatACCTGCcctcttaaaatgtttaaaagtaagatACAATATTATAAGAAATTAAGATATTTGACCGTATTTTGCTTTTGATTAGTATAAGAAAAAAATAGCAATGCAGactttactgttttaaaatatttggATACGTGTGGACGGGGCCTGAAAGAAAACCTTGTCTTTGTGGACTATTATAATAGAACTGCCTTCAAAtcctgaatggtgaaagagctagtgctcagcaactaatgctaatactgctccagcagttttAGCCAGGGCTAGCATCaggttacagtccgatatactcacctatgatcggcaaagagctagcgcttagcgcagttagcggctaatgctaatactgctacagcagtgctcgctggggttagcagcaggcttatagttcgatatactcatctctaaacagcaaaagtgcTAGTGCTTAGCTACTAATGGAGAAACTTAAATAAAACTCCTAATGGCAAtttatgaagaagaagaaaaataaaccaaaatgtgATATGACCAGAGCACGACAGGTGGTTTAATACCGCTGCTAGCTTGCTAGCCTACTGTGCTGCTAGCCCGTGATGTCAATTAAGTGCACAATAGCTATAGATTACtttgtaattcagaggatccagtgatgttcaagAAGAAAATGtccacagaataaaacatacagggttcaTATTTATTCACCACAGAATGTGATGAGATGCACGTTTTTGAAGAACCTGTTAATGGACCTTATTCACTCCACGGCCATGTTGAAATGAAAGCGAGGCTTGGGGGTTACACTCCTAAACCAGGTTCCAGGGCAGCGAGGGAGCCGGCAGAATATACACCAGTTTTAATGGACAACTAACCTCAAACACCTCCCTGAATTACCGGTGAAAGCAGATGAAAACTAGgcagaaaataagtaaaatatttCCCGAACTGTTTTACTAAAAGGATACAGCAGCTGGATTTACGGTTATGTGAAAGACGTGGAAGGTAGCTAGGTAATCGGCTTTATTTACTGTATTGGAAATTCACGTGTTAGCTAGCTTAGAGACTGAAAACATTGTAGCGAATCTGCAGTTATGTTCTGTTTTACTGACtgttaaatgcacttgtgtttaGATTATGGATCAGGTGTGTGATAGGGGAGAGCAGGGgaggagagctctgtgtgtgtgtgtgtgtgtttgtgtgtgtgtcagagtgagagagaaatgggGGGGTGGGGGCTTgccgagtgtgtgtgttcagcctgaatgctaggttagcttgttagcgatagatttttttgtattttgatgtGGTTGCAGCTGTATTCTAAGTTCAGCAATAAAGCAATTTTGAAACGTCTTTCTCCGTCATTCTTCCAACACGTCCAGCCGGACGCTACAATACTCTGTAGTTCATCTAACCACAGCCCTCATTACAAGCGTGTCCAGACAAATAACTTTCACATTCCAACCAGTGTCTAAATGAGTGTCTAAAGTGTtctgaacttacttttgtgtccatGTTAATCTGTAATATCAAATGCGAGATAAAATGAATGTtaacattaatgtaaatgttaattacAGTCCAGCTAAGCGTGAGAGTGTACACTCTTGTAAGACCAGGCTCCCCACGTTAGtatgttaactagctagttaactggGTAATATCaatatggctagccttagctTGTTAACATACAGCTTAAATTAAAATGGAGATCTCTACTGTATTCACGGTGCAGCACAGAATCTTTGAGAAAACTATGGAAGGTTTGACCTCtataagatttctttttttttgaagaagtGAATTTGGAAACGCAGCTGTGAGGTGGTATCGATTGGACCCAGTGGTCCAACTCTACTTCCATAAGCCACGGCCTCCTTCTGGTACACAATGGTGACATAGGTGAATAAAGCCTATTTTGCATATTGAGAAATTCAAGGAAGACATGGAACCCCATATATGGGCATACTACGGGCTACAAAATGATGAAGGACTTCAGAGTGCACATAGTGACCCTAATTAAAAGAATAGGGTAAGCCAGGGgtgaaattctgtaaaactggtaccaataaatacataattcctggtatttgcttatttatatcaatatcgtaGAGCAGGGGTCGACAATTAgctttggccgtgggccagatatttttcaagccattacttggcgggccacaaaaatatgaaaatgaagcaggtaaacccaagaagaaaataaaaataataaaaaataaacacagcgcTCCTTACGCGggaatcgaacccgtgtcgtcaagCTTGCAGTCAACACTGCCCCAGCTAATGAATTAGAATACTGTTGAGAAAAAAGGCCTTATAGGACACCGGAAGCCCAGGAACAGGCGAAAAAATAAGAACGGGCGAAAACTATATATTACACACTTCATACTGTAAACTAGTctgcattaattattattactgaATAGGGACCCGCGGATTGTGTTGCTGTGCAGCCTATAGACTGTGCTGCAGGCTGGGTGAGAAGCGGAGCGGCAGCGGGCTGGAGCCGGGAGTGCGGGCTGAGGACCG
The DNA window shown above is from Astyanax mexicanus isolate ESR-SI-001 chromosome 16, AstMex3_surface, whole genome shotgun sequence and carries:
- the immp1l gene encoding mitochondrial inner membrane protease subunit 1 isoform X1 gives rise to the protein MRVCGAAVAMVYRVLGRALGFVGFTVQYGCIAHCAFEYIGEFVVCSGPSMEPTITNHNVVFSERISRHLYRIEKGDIVIAKSPFNPRMNVCKRVIGIEGDKVCTSEPSDTFKTHTFVPRGHVWLEGDNLSNSTDSRSYGPVPYALIRGRVCLKLWPPDSFGVLRESPNSGRIQTSTDRN
- the immp1l gene encoding mitochondrial inner membrane protease subunit 1 isoform X2 is translated as MVYRVLGRALGFVGFTVQYGCIAHCAFEYIGEFVVCSGPSMEPTITNHNVVFSERISRHLYRIEKGDIVIAKSPFNPRMNVCKRVIGIEGDKVCTSEPSDTFKTHTFVPRGHVWLEGDNLSNSTDSRSYGPVPYALIRGRVCLKLWPPDSFGVLRESPNSGRIQTSTDRN